One genomic window of Paenisporosarcina antarctica includes the following:
- a CDS encoding GNAT family N-acetyltransferase, with amino-acid sequence MQIRTETINDYKHVFNLNYLAFEKRDDEAKLVEHIRFSNCFIRELSLVAEEQGKIVGHVLFSKAKIIRENEETDVLVLAPIAVNPTFQKRGIGSNLIRAGLRRAKDLGYGLVFLIGHPNYYPKFGFQSARNHGMELTQFEVPDDVFMVCELKDGELARISGELHYPASFFI; translated from the coding sequence ATGCAAATACGAACTGAAACTATAAATGATTATAAGCACGTATTCAATCTAAATTACTTGGCGTTTGAAAAAAGAGATGATGAGGCGAAGTTGGTAGAGCATATTCGATTCTCCAACTGTTTTATACGAGAATTATCGTTAGTGGCTGAAGAGCAAGGAAAAATAGTTGGTCATGTCTTATTTAGTAAAGCTAAGATTATTCGGGAAAACGAGGAGACAGATGTCCTTGTCCTAGCTCCAATAGCTGTGAATCCTACTTTTCAAAAAAGAGGAATTGGCAGCAACTTAATTAGGGCGGGGTTAAGAAGAGCAAAAGATCTAGGTTATGGTCTTGTATTTTTGATCGGGCATCCAAATTATTATCCAAAGTTTGGATTTCAGTCTGCAAGAAATCACGGCATGGAACTAACACAATTTGAAGTGCCTGACGACGTTTTTATGGTTTGTGAACTAAAGGACGGAGAGTTAGCTCGCATTAGTGGAGAATTACACTATCCTGCTTCATTTTTCATCTGA
- a CDS encoding ABC transporter permease → MRITALVKRIVLQLVRDKRTLALLFVAPLLILTLMYFLFTSNEVPSVLGVKNVSDELVAQLEKVGIDVVSIKVKGDIETVIIEDELDGYLLFDAGKVTLTLENTDPSRSKMLLAKIQQAMGSSSSEMAKTGMDTSYIYGSDDTTFFDVLSPILVGFFVFFFVFLISGIGLLRERMTGTLERLLSTPIKRWEIVLGYLIGYGLFAIIQTIIVVVYAVNVLDMILVGSIWHVLVVNGLIALVALSLGILLSSFAASEFQMIQFIPLVIVPQVFFTGIIPIAGMPEILQGLSKVMPISYGANALKSIMYKGTGLSEILSDLLILLGFAIVFIVLNILALKKHRKE, encoded by the coding sequence ATGCGAATCACAGCTCTCGTTAAACGGATTGTCTTGCAACTTGTGCGAGATAAGCGAACGCTTGCATTACTATTTGTGGCACCATTACTTATTTTAACGCTTATGTATTTTTTATTTACCAGCAATGAAGTACCTTCAGTATTGGGGGTAAAAAATGTATCTGATGAGTTGGTTGCACAATTAGAGAAGGTTGGCATTGACGTCGTTTCTATTAAAGTAAAAGGTGATATAGAAACTGTCATTATTGAAGATGAATTAGATGGTTATCTCTTATTTGATGCAGGAAAAGTAACGTTAACACTTGAAAATACGGATCCATCTCGTTCTAAAATGTTACTAGCCAAAATTCAACAAGCAATGGGTAGTTCATCATCCGAAATGGCTAAGACTGGAATGGACACGAGCTATATATATGGCAGTGACGATACAACTTTCTTTGATGTGTTAAGCCCGATATTAGTTGGTTTTTTTGTATTTTTCTTTGTCTTTTTAATTTCAGGAATTGGCTTGCTACGTGAGCGGATGACAGGAACACTCGAACGGTTATTGTCAACACCCATCAAAAGGTGGGAGATTGTCCTTGGTTATTTAATCGGTTATGGGTTATTCGCTATCATTCAAACCATCATAGTTGTTGTCTACGCTGTTAATGTGTTAGATATGATCTTAGTTGGTTCCATTTGGCATGTACTCGTCGTGAATGGGTTAATTGCGCTTGTAGCCCTTAGTTTAGGGATATTACTGTCATCATTTGCGGCATCAGAATTTCAAATGATTCAATTTATCCCTTTAGTGATAGTGCCACAAGTATTTTTCACAGGAATTATTCCGATTGCTGGAATGCCTGAAATATTGCAAGGACTTTCCAAAGTGATGCCAATTTCATATGGAGCAAACGCTTTGAAGAGTATTATGTATAAAGGAACAGGATTAAGTGAAATACTTTCAGACTTACTTATCCTTCTTGGTTTTGCAATTGTCTTTATTGTTCTAAATATTTTAGCTCTTAAAAAGCACCGAAAAGAGTAG
- a CDS encoding SOS response-associated peptidase, with amino-acid sequence MCGRFSLFANFQEIEERFGQASFDADDYEESYNIAPSQMVLSVINDGSKNRLGFLKWGLIPPWAKDEKIGYKMINARSETVHEKPSFRNALKNKRCLIVADSFYEWKRTDERKVPMRIKMKNNELFAMAGLWESWKTPNGKLVHTCTILTTEPNDLMSTIHDRMPVILKQQDEYNWLNPTVKNGDDLKRFMVPLEDGLLEAYEVSDKVNSPKNNDPELIVRVAE; translated from the coding sequence ATGTGTGGACGCTTTAGTTTGTTTGCTAATTTTCAGGAAATTGAAGAACGGTTTGGTCAAGCCTCGTTCGATGCTGATGATTATGAAGAAAGCTATAATATTGCCCCTTCTCAAATGGTCCTTTCAGTGATCAATGATGGATCGAAAAACCGTCTAGGCTTTTTAAAATGGGGCCTTATTCCACCGTGGGCAAAAGACGAGAAAATTGGCTATAAAATGATTAATGCAAGATCAGAAACTGTGCATGAAAAACCCAGTTTTCGAAACGCGTTAAAGAACAAAAGATGCCTTATTGTTGCCGATTCGTTTTATGAGTGGAAACGAACAGATGAACGAAAAGTTCCAATGCGAATTAAAATGAAAAATAATGAGCTTTTTGCGATGGCTGGGTTATGGGAATCTTGGAAGACTCCTAATGGCAAGCTCGTTCACACATGTACTATTTTAACAACTGAGCCTAATGATTTGATGTCAACCATTCATGACCGGATGCCCGTCATTCTTAAACAACAAGATGAGTACAATTGGTTAAATCCTACAGTAAAAAATGGAGATGACTTAAAGCGCTTTATGGTACCTTTAGAAGACGGGTTACTTGAAGCATACGAAGTGTCTGACAAAGTAAATTCACCAAAAAATAACGATCCTGAGTTAATTGTAAGAGTCGCGGAATAG
- a CDS encoding Ger(x)C family spore germination protein, with translation MKKSIICMFVSSLFLSGCTNITQPALEEIGLITVLAFDFVDNNKMKMTASIPQSDPEAEKNTQIYSVETDLIDTGLLEISSKSDLTVTLKQVRVVFFSEEFAESGKMREVVKHLYNDATVRTLTHLVVVKDSAEAVLTTEYPDKQNTSVYINNFFQHRQSTLYSPLVTIHGFIHDTYNPLIDGLVPYVELKEELINIVGVSAFKEKEMIHMFSEDEGINLQIMQKQDALSVLVLQQEIGDSKKEKIFLKFIKHKAKITSNQDFKSPKVKIAITVNGTLSEYEGEKDLSDKKELAEIEKGLNKKIEDDVRKLLEKFQELSIDPVGLFESFRMRYKKDFTRDLRDELLSKVEFEIEVKSDLETTGTIKK, from the coding sequence AAAAAGAGTATAATTTGTATGTTTGTTTCTTCTCTTTTCCTAAGCGGTTGTACAAATATTACGCAACCTGCATTAGAAGAAATAGGGTTGATTACTGTCCTTGCCTTTGATTTTGTTGATAACAACAAGATGAAAATGACGGCTAGTATTCCTCAGTCTGATCCTGAAGCCGAGAAGAATACACAGATTTATTCAGTCGAAACAGATTTGATAGATACTGGGCTACTTGAGATTTCGTCAAAGTCAGATTTAACCGTTACGTTAAAGCAAGTACGGGTAGTCTTTTTTAGTGAAGAATTTGCTGAGTCAGGAAAAATGAGAGAAGTAGTGAAACATTTATATAATGATGCAACTGTGAGAACACTTACACATCTGGTTGTTGTTAAAGACTCGGCAGAAGCAGTACTGACAACTGAATATCCAGATAAACAAAATACCAGTGTATACATTAATAATTTTTTCCAGCACAGACAATCTACTTTATATAGTCCATTGGTAACAATACATGGCTTTATCCATGATACATACAATCCTTTAATAGATGGACTAGTACCCTATGTTGAATTAAAAGAAGAATTAATTAATATAGTGGGAGTATCTGCGTTTAAAGAAAAAGAAATGATCCATATGTTTAGTGAGGATGAAGGGATTAACTTACAAATAATGCAAAAACAAGATGCACTTTCCGTTTTAGTCTTACAACAAGAGATAGGAGATTCCAAAAAAGAAAAAATATTTTTGAAATTCATTAAACATAAAGCTAAAATCACGTCTAATCAAGACTTTAAATCTCCGAAGGTAAAGATTGCTATAACAGTTAATGGCACACTAAGTGAATATGAAGGTGAAAAAGATTTGAGCGATAAAAAAGAATTGGCTGAAATTGAAAAAGGGCTCAATAAAAAAATTGAAGATGACGTACGGAAATTGCTTGAAAAATTTCAAGAATTATCGATAGATCCTGTAGGTCTTTTTGAATCTTTTCGGATGCGGTATAAAAAAGATTTCACAAGGGATTTGAGGGATGAGTTGTTGTCTAAAGTAGAATTTGAAATTGAAGTTAAATCGGACTTAGAGACAACAGGAACGATAAAAAAATAA
- a CDS encoding DUF1028 domain-containing protein gives MTYSIVGFDPQTKELGIAVASKFLSVGAVVPFAKAGVGAIATQSWANLDYGKHGLEMLENGFSPQEVLNELVRNDTNSSSRQVGIVDVQGRSVTYSGNDCYDWAGGGAGENYAVQGNILVDHHTVKVMEATFLQSQGTLAERLLSSLLAGDAAGGDSRGKQSAALLIVKENGSYGGYNDRYIDLRVDDHEDPVVELARLLKLQKLYFEPTLPEDIILIEGTLAEELQGLLYENGHLQRDLTAFDDLLDAIQSYHLIENFDERVQPRGLIDQKVVDYMRIN, from the coding sequence ATGACTTATTCAATCGTAGGATTCGATCCTCAGACTAAAGAGTTAGGTATAGCAGTTGCCTCAAAATTTCTAAGTGTCGGAGCTGTTGTGCCTTTTGCAAAAGCTGGTGTTGGCGCAATTGCAACACAGTCTTGGGCGAATTTAGACTACGGAAAACATGGACTTGAAATGTTAGAAAATGGTTTTAGTCCTCAAGAAGTGTTGAATGAGTTAGTGCGTAATGATACTAACTCTTCTTCTAGACAAGTGGGAATTGTTGATGTGCAAGGGCGAAGCGTTACATATAGCGGCAATGATTGTTATGACTGGGCAGGTGGCGGGGCAGGAGAAAATTATGCTGTACAAGGTAATATCTTAGTAGATCATCATACAGTCAAAGTTATGGAAGCCACTTTTTTGCAATCGCAAGGAACCCTTGCTGAACGATTACTCTCAAGTTTACTCGCGGGTGATGCTGCAGGTGGAGATAGTCGAGGGAAACAATCAGCAGCTTTGTTAATTGTCAAAGAAAATGGTAGTTATGGTGGGTATAATGATCGCTATATTGATCTTCGTGTAGATGATCATGAAGATCCTGTTGTGGAGTTAGCTCGATTACTTAAATTACAAAAACTTTATTTTGAACCTACCTTGCCTGAGGATATCATTTTGATAGAAGGAACTCTCGCAGAGGAACTCCAAGGACTGTTATATGAAAATGGACATTTGCAAAGAGACCTTACTGCATTTGATGACTTATTAGACGCTATTCAATCTTACCACTTGATTGAAAACTTTGATGAACGAGTCCAGCCACGTGGCCTAATTGACCAAAAAGTCGTTGACTATATGCGGATTAATTAA
- a CDS encoding PH domain-containing protein translates to MFKKLAAEVFGLSEIGIVVPKADFDKTESDDFVMHESGEEIFFLIKTKADEYCFTNKALIHVDGANAISKKRTLKRYEYAYSPITNVELETAGTIDLDVEIKFTIGNIPLSVDIHKRFLTEIKDLYKVLFAISLEVKDNEKKYTIAENSLSYASQSMGHLGNDEVTPAKSFEEITRFANNWMNESRLKYAKKDFKDVFELYINQ, encoded by the coding sequence ATGTTTAAGAAGTTAGCAGCTGAAGTATTTGGTTTATCAGAAATTGGTATTGTTGTACCAAAAGCGGATTTTGATAAAACAGAGTCCGACGATTTTGTCATGCATGAATCGGGGGAAGAAATTTTCTTCTTAATTAAAACTAAAGCTGATGAATATTGCTTCACGAATAAGGCTTTAATCCATGTAGATGGAGCAAATGCGATTAGCAAGAAACGCACACTTAAACGCTATGAATATGCGTATTCACCCATTACAAATGTTGAGCTAGAGACAGCTGGAACAATCGACTTAGATGTGGAAATTAAATTTACAATTGGCAATATACCACTATCTGTAGATATTCACAAACGATTTTTAACTGAAATTAAAGATTTGTATAAAGTGCTATTTGCGATATCTCTTGAAGTAAAAGACAATGAGAAAAAATACACTATTGCAGAGAATAGCTTGTCATACGCTTCTCAATCAATGGGCCATCTAGGTAACGACGAAGTTACCCCCGCTAAATCATTTGAAGAAATTACACGTTTCGCAAATAATTGGATGAACGAAAGTCGATTGAAATATGCAAAAAAAGATTTCAAAGACGTATTTGAGCTCTATATTAATCAATAA
- a CDS encoding phosphatase PAP2 family protein, producing MDSKVRFSLLLFTLVGFGSMTLLIKDNNIVHFDKVIIAFIQSLQTPFLTVTMTFFSFIGAGSSINFIAVVSVIFLYFFLHHRLELLLFILVLIGSHYLFRFLKEIFQRVRPDLHRLIEIGGYSFPSGHATNAITVYGILTFLLWRRIHKPMGRTLLLLFSTLMILLIGYSRIYLGVHYPSDVLAGYFAGGFWLLISIWCFQFTKEKIYERTHTKYPYI from the coding sequence ATGGACTCGAAGGTAAGATTTTCACTCCTATTATTCACACTAGTTGGTTTTGGCTCGATGACACTTTTAATTAAAGATAACAACATTGTTCATTTCGACAAAGTGATTATCGCTTTTATTCAAAGCTTACAAACTCCATTTTTAACTGTCACGATGACATTCTTTTCTTTTATCGGAGCAGGATCTTCAATTAATTTTATCGCCGTTGTTAGCGTAATCTTCCTTTACTTCTTCCTTCACCATCGATTAGAACTTTTATTGTTTATTTTAGTTTTAATCGGTTCCCACTACCTCTTTAGATTTTTGAAAGAAATCTTTCAAAGAGTTCGTCCAGACTTGCATCGTCTTATTGAGATTGGTGGATACAGTTTCCCGAGTGGTCATGCGACGAATGCCATAACTGTATATGGCATCCTCACCTTCCTTCTATGGCGCCGTATTCACAAGCCTATGGGTCGCACGCTACTCTTGCTATTTAGTACCCTAATGATTTTATTAATCGGCTATAGCCGTATCTATTTAGGTGTTCATTATCCTAGTGACGTTCTTGCTGGCTACTTTGCTGGAGGATTTTGGCTACTAATATCCATTTGGTGTTTTCAATTTACTAAAGAAAAGATTTATGAAAGAACACATACAAAATACCCTTATATTTAA
- a CDS encoding ABC transporter ATP-binding protein — protein sequence MQVLRVNNVSKSYGKQQILTNIHFTADQGQIVGLIGPSGSGKTTLIKLIMGMDVPSSGAIEMLHQKVPNLRLLQQIGYMAQSDALYEDLTGYENLSFFASMFLMKKAERNERIAYVTQIVQLENELKKKVGKYSGGMKRRLSLAIALIQNPQILILDEPTVGIDPELRRSIWQELIRLKNEEQKTIVMTTHVMDEAEKCDVLAMIREGRVITKGSPQALKDQYQVINLEDVFLQAGGQANANHSSR from the coding sequence GTGCAGGTTTTACGTGTAAACAATGTGAGCAAATCTTACGGCAAGCAACAAATTCTTACGAACATACACTTTACTGCAGACCAAGGTCAAATTGTTGGTCTCATAGGTCCTTCTGGATCTGGAAAAACAACGCTTATTAAACTCATAATGGGCATGGATGTACCTTCTTCAGGAGCAATTGAAATGTTACATCAAAAAGTACCAAATCTTAGATTGCTCCAACAAATTGGTTATATGGCACAATCGGATGCATTGTATGAAGACTTAACTGGTTATGAAAACTTATCTTTTTTTGCTTCTATGTTTTTGATGAAGAAAGCTGAGCGTAATGAGCGAATAGCGTATGTTACCCAAATTGTTCAATTGGAAAATGAATTGAAGAAGAAAGTTGGTAAGTATTCAGGAGGTATGAAACGCCGGTTATCTTTAGCGATAGCACTTATTCAAAATCCGCAAATATTAATACTCGACGAGCCGACTGTAGGGATTGACCCGGAGTTACGAAGATCCATATGGCAAGAACTTATCAGATTGAAAAATGAAGAACAAAAAACAATTGTTATGACTACACATGTTATGGACGAAGCTGAAAAATGTGATGTCCTTGCTATGATTAGAGAAGGACGTGTCATTACAAAGGGTTCACCACAAGCATTAAAAGACCAGTATCAAGTAATTAATTTGGAAGATGTCTTTTTACAAGCGGGAGGGCAAGCAAATGCGAATCACAGCTCTCGTTAA
- a CDS encoding GNAT family N-acetyltransferase — MNILETERLILRQINTDDAEFMLSLLNEPDWIKYIGDRGIQTVEAAKKYIQDGPMTMYEEHGIGLYLVELKESETPIGICGLIQRDFLKDVDLGFAIGSKYWGSGYAFEAAQATLTYGNEVLGFQRIAGFTSLDNEKSANLLLKLGMIEEGNIKFASTLEDVRLFAIKY, encoded by the coding sequence ATGAATATACTTGAAACAGAACGACTTATTCTTCGGCAAATAAATACAGATGACGCTGAGTTTATGTTGTCACTTTTGAATGAACCGGATTGGATAAAATATATTGGTGATCGAGGAATTCAAACAGTAGAAGCTGCAAAAAAATACATTCAAGATGGACCTATGACCATGTATGAAGAACATGGAATTGGCTTGTACTTAGTTGAACTAAAAGAAAGCGAGACTCCGATTGGAATATGTGGTCTAATCCAGCGTGATTTCTTAAAAGATGTCGATTTAGGTTTTGCGATTGGTTCAAAGTATTGGGGAAGCGGATATGCATTTGAAGCAGCTCAAGCAACATTGACTTATGGAAATGAAGTTTTAGGGTTCCAACGTATCGCAGGATTTACGTCACTTGATAATGAAAAATCCGCGAATTTACTGCTTAAATTGGGAATGATAGAAGAAGGTAATATTAAGTTTGCTTCGACATTAGAAGACGTTAGATTATTTGCTATAAAATATTAA
- a CDS encoding NADH-dependent flavin oxidoreductase, translating into MVNEKYKPLLEPFELPNGVQLKNRLIMAPMTNYSSNSDGTVSDDEVNYYIHRSKGVSMVITACTYVTPNGQGFPGEFAGHTDEMIPSLRRLATAIKDEGSKAILQIFHGGRQVPADIAPNGDVVSASPIAYPAEGKAVPRELTEAEVEDIIVDFGQTTRRAIEAGYDGVEIHGANTYLIQQFFSPHSNRRTDRFGGSLEKRLTFPLAVVDEVQRIVKEHATTSFILGYRFSPEEPETPGITMSDTLVLIDELANKNLDYLHVSLMDFWSTPKRGVEDTRSRIEIIQEAVGDRVPVIGVGSIYTAAEAGNALTSGIPLIGLGRGLLIDPEWVQKIEQGREEEIVTKLDLDKQQELVMPTPLWQRILKNPGWVPGV; encoded by the coding sequence ATGGTAAACGAAAAATATAAACCGCTACTAGAACCATTTGAATTGCCAAATGGCGTACAACTTAAGAATCGCTTGATTATGGCCCCTATGACGAACTACTCTTCAAATTCAGATGGCACGGTGTCTGATGATGAAGTTAATTATTATATCCACCGCTCGAAAGGCGTTAGTATGGTTATTACAGCCTGTACATACGTTACTCCGAACGGCCAAGGTTTTCCTGGTGAGTTCGCCGGACATACAGACGAGATGATTCCAAGTCTACGTCGGCTAGCAACTGCAATTAAAGATGAAGGTTCAAAAGCAATTTTGCAAATCTTCCATGGTGGTCGACAAGTGCCTGCAGATATTGCCCCAAATGGTGACGTTGTAAGTGCGAGTCCTATTGCATACCCTGCTGAAGGTAAGGCAGTTCCTCGTGAGCTGACAGAAGCTGAAGTTGAAGACATAATTGTTGATTTTGGACAAACCACTCGCCGTGCCATTGAAGCCGGCTATGATGGTGTTGAAATTCATGGTGCCAACACGTATTTAATACAACAATTCTTTTCGCCACACTCTAATAGACGCACGGATCGATTTGGCGGGTCATTAGAGAAACGATTGACGTTCCCGCTTGCGGTTGTTGATGAAGTTCAACGAATAGTAAAAGAGCACGCAACAACATCATTTATTCTCGGCTATCGTTTCTCACCTGAAGAACCAGAAACTCCAGGAATTACGATGTCCGATACACTAGTGTTAATTGATGAATTAGCAAATAAAAACTTAGATTATCTTCATGTTTCACTTATGGATTTCTGGTCCACTCCTAAACGTGGCGTAGAAGACACACGTTCTCGTATTGAAATTATCCAAGAAGCTGTTGGTGATCGTGTACCCGTCATCGGCGTAGGTTCTATTTATACTGCTGCAGAAGCAGGGAATGCCTTAACATCAGGTATTCCTCTAATCGGTCTAGGACGCGGATTATTAATCGACCCTGAGTGGGTACAGAAAATAGAACAAGGTCGCGAAGAAGAAATTGTGACGAAACTCGACCTTGATAAGCAGCAAGAGTTAGTAATGCCCACTCCACTATGGCAGCGAATATTGAAGAATCCAGGTTGGGTTCCAGGCGTATAA